In Malaclemys terrapin pileata isolate rMalTer1 chromosome 11, rMalTer1.hap1, whole genome shotgun sequence, a single genomic region encodes these proteins:
- the FAP gene encoding prolyl endopeptidase FAP: MKTRLKIIFGVIVCLLLSSLVMCIILLPGRVPNSEDNPRALTLEDYLNGKFQYKTFFPYWISSHEYLHQTAEDNIILYDVETEDSTTILTNYTLRKVNASNYALSSDKQFIVLESDYTKLWRYSYTASYYIYDLQYSNFVTENPLPHRIQYISWSPVGHKLAYVYQNNIYLKQYPEDRSIQITSNGKENVIFNGIPDWVYEEEMLAVKYALWWSPNGKFIAYIEFNDTDIPVIEYSYYGEDQYPRKVTIPYPKAGAKNPTVRVFIVDTTNPEGLGPKEVPVPAVIASSDHYFTWLTWVTDNRIGVQWLKRIQNFSVLAICDFQENSNSWYCPENRQHIEESQTGWTGGFFVSTPYFTSDTTSYYKIFSDKAGYKHIHYIKGSVENAIPITNGQWEAIYIFKVTDDAIFYSSNEFEGYPGRRNIYKISIGSNPLRKQCITCNLRKERCQYYTARFSENAKYYALVCYGPGIPISTLFDSSNDREIKVLEDNLELESAMENIKMPKTDINKLEVDGITLWYKMLLPPQFDRSKKYPLLIQVYGGPCSQNVKHTFGISWITYLASREEIIVALVDGRGTAFQGDKMLHAVYRKLGVYEIEDQISAAKKFIEMGFVDEKRIAIWGWSYGGYVTSLALGSGSGVFKCGMAVAPVSSWEYYASIYTERFMGLPTESDNLKHYKNSTVMARAENFRNVEYLLIHGTADDNVHFQNSAQISKALVNAQVDFQAMWYADQDHGIPGLSSKHLYTHMTHFLKQCFSLSE, translated from the exons GTCATGAATATCTTCATCAGACAGCAGAAGATAACATTATTCTCTATGATGTTGAAACTGAGGACTCAACTACCATCTTGACTAATTACACACTT AGAAAAGTTAATGCCTCAAACTATGCATTATCTTCTGATAAACAATTTATAGTTCTGGAAAGTGATTACACAAAG CTTTGGAGATACTCTTATACAGCATCATACTACATTTATGATCTTCAATACAG taattttgtaaCAGAAAATCCACTTCCACATAGAATTCAGTATATATCCTGGTCACCCGTTGGACACAAATTG GCATATGTGTATCAGAATAATATCTATTTGAAACAATATCCTGAAGATCGATCTATTCAAATAACTAGTAATGGAAAAGAGAATGTAATATTTAATGGAATTCCTGACTGGGTCTATGAAG AGGAAATGCTTGCTGTGAAATATGCTCTGTGGTGGTCTCCAAATGGAAAGTTTATAGCATATATAGAATTTAATGATACTGACATACCAGTTATTGAATATTCATATTATGGTGAGGACCAATATCCTAGAAAAGTAACTATTCCATATCCAAAG GCTGGGGCTAAAAATCCTACGGTTAGAGTGTTTATTGTAGACACTACTAACCCTGAAGGTTTAGGTCCTAAGGAAGTACCTGTTCCTGCAGTGATAGCATCAAG TGATCACTATTTCACTTGGCTCACTTGGGTAACAGATAATCGAATCGGCGTGCAATGGCTAAAGCGAATCCAGAATTTTTCTGTCTTAGCTATATGTGACTTCCAAGAAAACTCCAATTCCTGGTACTGTCCAGAG aatcgGCAGCATATAGAAGAGAGTCAGACAGGATGGACTGGTGGA TTCTTCGTTTCAACACCATATTTTACTTCAGACACCACTTCATACTACAAAATTTTTAGTGATAAGGCTGGTTATAAACATATTCATTACATCAAAGGCTCAGTG GAAAATGCAATACCAATTACAAATGGACAATGGGAGGCGATATACATTTTCAAAGTAACGGATGATGCAAT ATTCTATTCAAGCAATGAATTTGAAGGCTATCCAGGGAGAAGGAATATATACAA AATTAGCATTGGAAGCAATCCTCTAAGGAAACAATGCATTACTTGTAATCTAAGGAAAGAAAGGTGCCAGTATTATACAGCGAGATTCAGtgaaaatgctaagtattatgcCCTAGTCTGTTATG GTCCGGGCATTCCTATTTCCACTCTTTTTGACAGCAGCAATGACCGAG AGATTAAAGTCCTGGAAGACAATTTGGAATTAGAATCTGCGATGGAAAACATCAAAATGCCTAAGACAGACATTAATAAACTTGAAGTGGATGGAATTA ctTTGTGGTACAAGATGCTTCTACCTCCGCAGTTTGATAGATCCAAGAAGTATCCTCTGCTTATTCAAGT GTATGGAGGACCTTGCAGTCAGAATGTAAAGCACACATTTGGGATTAGCTGGATAACCTATCTTGCAAGCAGGGAGGAAATTATTGTTGCTCTTGTGGATGGCAGAGGTACAGCTTTTCAAGGTGACAAGATGTTACATGCAGTATATCGAAAACTCGGAGTCTATGAAATTGAGGACCAAATCTCAGCAGCGAA aaaatttatAGAAATGGGTTTTGTTGATGAAAAAAGAATAGCAATATGGGGCTGG TCCTATGGTGGATATGTAACTTCTCTGGCACTTGGATCTGGCAGTGGAGTATTTAAATGTGGAATGGCAGTGgctcctgtctccagctgggAATATTATG cATCTATCTACACAGAGCGATTTATGGGTCTTCCGACTGAGTCAGATAATCTCAAGCACTACAAA aattcaactgtGATGGCGAGAGCAGAGAATTTCCGAAACGTGGAATATCTTCTCATCCACGGAACAGCAGATG ATAATGTACATTTCCAGAACTCAGCACAGATCTCTAAAGCTTTGGTTAACGCACAGGTGGATTTCCAGGCAATG tgGTACGCTGATCAGGACCATGGAATTCCAGGCCTTTCAAGTAAACATCTTTACACCCATATGACCCACTTCCTCAAACAATGTTTTTCCCTGTCAGAGTAA